In Nymphaea colorata isolate Beijing-Zhang1983 chromosome 5, ASM883128v2, whole genome shotgun sequence, one genomic interval encodes:
- the LOC116254704 gene encoding pollen-specific protein C13-like: protein MAGTAKALALLCFLSALAIAHCEHFIVQGRVYCDTCRFGFETKASTYIPGAKVRVECKDRTTGQMTYSIEGITDETGTYKIPVEEDRPDEICEAILVSSPISDCKEFESGRERARILLTKDNGISNHVRFANSLGFIKDKPLPGCSELLKQYELDE, encoded by the exons ATGGCCGGAACAGCTAAGGCCCTCGCCCTCCTCTGCTTCCTCTCCGCACTGGCCATCGCCCATTGCGAGCACTTCATAGTGCAGGGCCGCGTCTACTGCGACACCTGCCGCTTTGGCTTCGAGACCAAGGCCAGCACTTATATCCCAG GAGCAAAGGTGAGGGTAGAATGCAAGGACAGGACGACGGGGCAGATGACGTATAGCATCGAGGGGATAACGGACGAGACGGGGACTTACAAGATTCCGGTGGAGGAGGACCGGCCGGACGAGATATGCGAGGCGATCCTGGTGAGCAGCCCGATCAGCGACTGCAAGGAGTTCGAGAGCGGGAGGGAGAGGGCGCGCATCCTCCTGACCAAGGACAATGGCATCTCCAACCACGTCCGCTTCGCCAACTCCCTCGGCTTCATCAAGGACAAGCCCCTCCCCGGCTGCTCCGAGCTCCTCAAGCAGTACGAGCTCGACGAATGA